From Paenibacillus sp. V4I7, one genomic window encodes:
- a CDS encoding PASTA domain-containing protein, whose protein sequence is MHKKIGTRYVPDTQIVALPHGTLYYGDDLFLTRKVLLYQIELNPGQIGEDYIRTLHHKAAFIHDGFQHILDTSVEEDSVTIILQAKPGSLFSNHVNKKEMSFHTIIAMIADLGVSLLDAMEERITGFTVGAENLWLDDHGKLSVINYWDKGDPQAQGAIGLCRLMIQLFTGAETITSAFEVMHTHLERTPIPSATYEQKLALIKLIKLVCQGQASLSSLIFGLRSLPSSGQKQDVGPIHKQIHYQNPSKPQNHVVDVNENEDEVDEVAPAAEKRSQSLSALSKAGIGAIAILVVVLVTVWALWPSPKVEPVVMVPIPTATTLAPTNTPVPSTTKSLGDSNKKNEEVAIPNLVGLSQADAEAQALAAGLHYNFFIEANNQPKGTVIKQDPKSGTKGLQGDNVTFWVSKGSQ, encoded by the coding sequence ATGCATAAAAAGATCGGTACACGCTATGTGCCAGATACACAGATCGTCGCTTTACCTCATGGCACTCTGTACTATGGTGATGATTTATTTCTTACTCGAAAGGTTCTCCTTTATCAAATAGAGCTTAACCCTGGACAAATCGGCGAAGATTACATTCGAACCCTTCATCATAAAGCAGCTTTCATACATGACGGTTTTCAACATATCCTGGATACATCTGTAGAGGAAGACTCGGTTACGATCATTCTGCAAGCAAAGCCAGGCTCACTATTCTCCAACCATGTTAACAAGAAAGAAATGTCCTTCCATACCATCATCGCCATGATTGCTGATCTAGGAGTTTCCTTGCTAGACGCGATGGAAGAACGTATTACAGGATTTACAGTAGGCGCTGAAAACTTATGGTTAGATGATCATGGCAAACTTTCTGTCATTAATTATTGGGACAAAGGCGATCCTCAGGCACAAGGAGCAATCGGGCTTTGTCGGTTGATGATTCAGCTCTTTACCGGCGCGGAGACGATTACCAGTGCTTTTGAAGTGATGCATACACATCTGGAGCGCACGCCTATTCCATCTGCGACATATGAGCAGAAATTGGCTTTAATTAAGCTGATTAAGCTCGTTTGTCAAGGCCAAGCATCTCTTTCTTCGTTGATTTTTGGATTGCGGAGTTTACCATCTTCCGGTCAAAAGCAGGACGTGGGGCCTATTCACAAACAAATTCATTATCAGAATCCTAGTAAACCTCAAAACCACGTGGTGGATGTGAATGAAAACGAGGATGAGGTGGATGAGGTTGCACCCGCTGCTGAAAAGCGATCTCAATCTCTGAGCGCTTTAAGTAAGGCAGGGATAGGAGCAATTGCTATTTTGGTCGTCGTCTTGGTCACGGTTTGGGCGCTTTGGCCATCTCCGAAAGTGGAGCCGGTTGTTATGGTACCTATCCCCACCGCCACAACTCTTGCGCCGACAAATACGCCTGTCCCATCTACAACGAAGTCTCTCGGTGATTCGAACAAAAAAAACGAGGAAGTGGCAATACCGAACCTGGTAGGTCTATCCCAAGCTGATGCAGAGGCGCAAGCTTTAGCTGCCGGTCTGCATTACAATTTTTTTATTGAAGCGAATAATCAGCCTAAAGGAACCGTCATTAAACAAGACCCAAAGTCAGGTACAAAAGGTTTGCAGGGCGACAATGTTACGTTTTGGGTTAGCAAGGGGAGTCAGTGA